The sequence CACCTTCGTCCTCACCCCCATCCTCTTCAGGACCCAGCCGCGCGACCTGGCCGGCAAGATCGTCGGCGTCCTCTTCCCCGGCTATTTCCGCTGGGGGCTCGCCTGCGGCGCCGTCGCCCTGCTCTGCCTGCTGCTGCAGCGCGGCCGGCACTTCCTCCCGGCCCTAGCGCTCCTCGTCCTGATGCTGGCGGCCACTTCCTTTCAGGCCATGGTCATCGAGCCGAAGACGGCGGCCCTCAAGCAGCAGATCGGCTCCTTCGAGACCACCCCCAAGGAAGACCCCCTGCGGCGGGAGTTCGCCCGCCTGCATGGCATCTCGGCCGCCTGCAACCTCGCCGTTTTCGT comes from Desulfuromonadales bacterium and encodes:
- a CDS encoding DUF4149 domain-containing protein; this encodes MSFLTILYRLALAFWVGGVALFTFVLTPILFRTQPRDLAGKIVGVLFPGYFRWGLACGAVALLCLLLQRGRHFLPALALLVLMLAATSFQAMVIEPKTAALKQQIGSFETTPKEDPLRREFARLHGISAACNLAVFVGGVVLVVLL